In Paenibacillus sonchi, a single genomic region encodes these proteins:
- a CDS encoding anti-repressor SinI family protein: MDKSNQGNDGELLTGDLDLEWVYLLMSAKKAGIEADEIRRFLNEKTALQAM; encoded by the coding sequence TTGGATAAGTCCAACCAGGGGAATGACGGAGAACTGCTGACGGGTGATCTGGATTTAGAATGGGTGTATTTGCTGATGTCGGCCAAGAAGGCAGGGATCGAGGCGGATGAAATCCGCCGGTTTTTAAACGAAAAAACAGCATTGCAGGCGATGTAG
- a CDS encoding SDR family oxidoreductase has translation MTQPTTILITGANKGIGYETARQLGVLGHRILIGSRDERRGGEAAAALEKEGISAHFVQLDLQDQNSIAAASQTIAKDYSCLDVLINNAGISLGGGAAPSQLPMNDLRATFETNFFGTIAVTKAMLPLLLQSPAGRIVNMSSGLGSLTFNSDPDHEHVQFNLLAYNSSKAAVNMATVAFAKEFKDTALKINSADPGFTATDLNGFTGQRTVQQGAGIAVRLATLDADGPTGGFFDENGEVPW, from the coding sequence ATGACACAACCAACAACCATTCTGATCACTGGTGCAAATAAAGGCATTGGCTACGAGACGGCCCGGCAGCTCGGAGTCCTCGGGCATAGAATTCTGATCGGCTCACGGGATGAGCGGCGGGGCGGCGAAGCTGCAGCCGCTTTGGAAAAGGAAGGCATCTCTGCACACTTTGTCCAGCTTGATCTGCAGGATCAAAATAGTATTGCAGCCGCATCGCAGACTATTGCTAAGGATTACTCATGCCTGGATGTTCTAATTAACAATGCGGGCATCTCCCTTGGAGGCGGCGCTGCTCCAAGCCAGTTGCCGATGAATGACCTTAGAGCAACGTTCGAAACCAACTTTTTCGGTACGATTGCCGTAACTAAGGCTATGCTTCCACTGCTCTTGCAATCTCCTGCAGGCCGGATTGTTAACATGTCCAGCGGCCTGGGGTCCTTGACCTTCAACAGCGATCCCGATCACGAGCATGTACAGTTTAATCTGCTTGCCTATAATAGCTCCAAAGCAGCCGTTAACATGGCTACTGTTGCTTTTGCCAAGGAATTCAAGGATACTGCGCTGAAAATCAATTCGGCCGATCCCGGCTTTACCGCAACCGATCTCAATGGCTTCACCGGCCAACGCACCGTACAACAAGGGGCGGGCATTGCCGTACGTCTGGCTACACTGGATGCAGACGGGCCGACAGGAGGATTTTTTGATGAGAATGGAGAAGTTCCTTGGTAA
- a CDS encoding MerR family transcriptional regulator, protein MDITTQDIPETVTSISQAAELTGLTEDTIRYYERIGLLPYADRKPNGHRQYSKDQILGIRFLLRLKATGMTLEEMRHYLELTHQGDSTLSERYTLLEAHNDQIAREIAKLQETQEVIRYKLRHFRELAENPNTDSYDCEVPGDSGQ, encoded by the coding sequence ATGGATATCACCACGCAGGACATTCCGGAGACCGTCACTTCCATCAGCCAAGCTGCTGAACTGACCGGCCTGACTGAGGATACGATACGTTATTATGAGCGCATTGGTCTGCTGCCCTATGCTGACCGTAAACCTAACGGCCATAGGCAATACAGCAAGGACCAGATTCTCGGCATCCGTTTTCTGCTGCGCCTGAAAGCTACCGGGATGACCCTGGAAGAAATGCGGCATTATCTGGAACTGACCCACCAGGGGGATAGCACCCTATCTGAACGATATACTCTGTTAGAGGCCCACAATGACCAAATCGCCCGCGAGATCGCTAAGCTTCAAGAGACTCAAGAGGTTATCCGCTATAAGCTCCGCCACTTCCGCGAGCTGGCAGAGAATCCGAATACGGATTCTTACGACTGTGAAGTACCGGGAGACAGCGGGCAGTAA
- a CDS encoding TasA family protein has product MGIKKTLGLGIASAALGLSLIGGGTFAYFSDTATSTATFAAGTLDLNSDPSVIVDIQNLKPGDTVTKTFKLKNDGTLDIGSILLKTTTEVTDTLGDNNGVDLSKFIKVKFLKNNDKGTILSPEVVVYETTLDALKGQTPDLVNNTGWDQILTEADGIKAQSSDSFTVKFEFVDTGEAQNYFQKDKLKLTWNFEAKQGPKKDY; this is encoded by the coding sequence ATGGGTATCAAAAAAACATTGGGTCTTGGCATCGCATCGGCAGCACTCGGTTTGTCCTTGATTGGCGGAGGGACCTTCGCATACTTTAGTGATACTGCAACAAGTACGGCTACCTTCGCAGCAGGCACACTGGATCTGAACTCCGATCCTTCCGTAATCGTGGATATCCAAAACCTGAAACCGGGCGACACCGTAACCAAAACTTTTAAGCTTAAAAATGACGGAACCTTAGATATCGGCTCGATTCTGCTGAAAACCACCACTGAGGTTACAGATACCCTCGGCGACAACAACGGTGTCGATCTCAGCAAATTCATCAAGGTTAAATTTCTGAAGAACAACGATAAAGGAACGATTCTCTCACCGGAAGTTGTGGTGTATGAAACTACACTGGACGCCCTGAAGGGTCAAACCCCGGATCTGGTCAACAATACCGGATGGGATCAAATTCTCACTGAAGCTGACGGCATCAAAGCACAGAGCAGCGACAGCTTTACGGTCAAGTTCGAATTCGTGGATACTGGCGAAGCACAAAACTATTTCCAAAAGGATAAGCTGAAGCTGACCTGGAATTTCGAAGCCAAACAAGGCCCCAAAAAGGATTACTAA
- a CDS encoding helix-turn-helix domain-containing protein, whose translation MGSRIHHLRLEKGWSLSELADKADVAKSYLSNVERNIQSNPSIQFIEKIADALQVSIHSLLYGEPSDADESSLDGEWFRLVQEAMASGISKREFKEFLDYQKWRLEQKDQ comes from the coding sequence ATGGGAAGTCGCATCCACCATCTCCGTCTGGAAAAAGGCTGGTCCTTATCCGAACTGGCGGACAAGGCTGATGTTGCGAAATCATACTTAAGCAATGTAGAAAGAAATATCCAATCCAACCCCTCAATCCAATTTATCGAAAAAATCGCTGACGCGCTCCAGGTTTCCATCCACAGTCTGCTCTATGGCGAACCTTCGGATGCTGATGAATCCTCCCTGGACGGCGAATGGTTCCGGCTTGTTCAGGAAGCCATGGCCTCAGGTATAAGCAAGAGGGAATTCAAAGAGTTTCTCGATTACCAAAAATGGCGGCTGGAGCAGAAGGATCAATAA
- a CDS encoding 2-oxoglutarate dehydrogenase E1 component — protein sequence MAVKEPYNESIWSKYHGPNLGYIQEKYEQFVKDPSSVEHHYRDLFTVSGPPPLAPDAVPAPQPALSGGTEWLRKAVRASKLIANIRIYGHMAANIDPLEQGNNPMAKWLDYETYDLTREDLIAMPASLIWENAPADVHTAWDAVHRMLRAYTQTIAYEFGHVHDEQELRWLNSQAESTSSPAPLNNAERKELLNRLIQVEQFETFLHKTFVGQKRFSLEGNDALVPMLDEIVRAAAHDGAEHILMGMAHRGRLNVLAHILGKPYDIIFSEFHHSPNKELFPSEGSMGINYGWTGDVKYHLGADRAVREGETVRTRITLANNPSHLEFVNPVVEGFARAAQEDRNSPGLPQLDTNKAMAVLMHGDAAFPGEGIVAETLNIGKLKGYSNGGTVHIIVNNRIGFTTESEDSRSTHYASDLAKGYEIPIVHVNADDPEACIAAVRLASAYRSQFKKDFVIDLIGYRRHGHNEMDDPETTQPIVYGKVRNHPTVYRVYAERLQRDNIITADDVKQMNLEAEKVLQQAYELMKDGKHKNGETKTSVPVQSEASQPQSTAVQLEQLQRINRELLTVPDGFKVYPKLERILQRRKDALNDGERIDWALAETLAFATILKDGTPIRLSGQDSQRGTFAHRHLVLHDSETGGLFSPLHQLSDAKASFGVYNSPLSEASVLGYEYGYNVFAPETLVIWEAQYGDFANAAQVIFDQFIAAGRAKWTQRSNLTILLPHGYEGQGPEHSSARLERYLQLSAEENWTVANLSSAAQYFHLLRRQAALCGKSDARPLVIMAPKSLIRNPRSTSSGAELASGEFQPVLPEPLLGGNPGGVKRLVVCSGKVTLDLQTELEAGKDQDWSWLHILRLEQLYPFPERELAAHLSALGSLTEIVWVQEEPKNMGGWSYAEPRLRAIAPQNVKVQYIGRPERSSPASGYADVHTFEQRRIVTEALKLNSQVQAAVPSSR from the coding sequence ATGGCAGTTAAAGAGCCCTATAACGAATCCATTTGGAGTAAGTATCACGGCCCCAATCTGGGCTATATTCAAGAGAAATATGAGCAATTCGTTAAAGATCCCTCTTCAGTAGAACATCATTACCGTGATCTATTTACTGTTTCCGGCCCTCCTCCGCTTGCTCCGGATGCCGTACCGGCCCCGCAGCCGGCTCTTTCGGGAGGCACCGAGTGGCTGAGAAAGGCCGTAAGAGCTTCCAAGCTAATCGCCAATATTCGTATATATGGCCATATGGCCGCCAATATTGATCCGCTTGAGCAGGGGAATAACCCTATGGCGAAATGGCTGGATTATGAAACCTATGATCTCACCCGCGAGGACCTGATCGCTATGCCCGCCTCGCTGATCTGGGAGAATGCGCCGGCGGATGTTCATACCGCCTGGGACGCGGTTCACCGGATGCTCCGGGCTTATACGCAGACTATCGCCTACGAATTCGGGCATGTGCACGACGAACAGGAGCTGCGCTGGCTGAACAGCCAGGCAGAGTCCACAAGCTCTCCGGCCCCTCTGAATAATGCCGAGCGCAAGGAGCTGCTGAACCGCCTGATCCAGGTAGAGCAGTTCGAGACCTTCCTGCATAAAACCTTTGTCGGCCAAAAACGCTTCAGCCTGGAAGGCAATGATGCGCTGGTGCCTATGCTGGACGAGATTGTCCGTGCCGCCGCACATGATGGTGCGGAACATATCCTGATGGGTATGGCCCACCGCGGACGCCTGAATGTGCTGGCTCATATTCTCGGAAAGCCCTACGATATTATTTTCTCGGAATTTCATCATTCTCCCAACAAGGAGCTGTTCCCTTCCGAAGGCTCCATGGGCATTAACTACGGCTGGACGGGTGACGTGAAATACCATCTGGGCGCAGACCGTGCCGTGCGCGAAGGCGAGACTGTCCGCACCCGCATTACACTGGCGAACAACCCGAGCCATCTGGAATTCGTCAACCCGGTTGTTGAAGGTTTTGCCCGCGCAGCTCAAGAGGACCGGAATTCTCCGGGACTGCCGCAGCTCGACACGAACAAGGCCATGGCTGTGCTGATGCACGGGGATGCTGCTTTTCCTGGTGAAGGCATTGTCGCAGAAACGCTCAACATCGGCAAACTTAAAGGGTATTCCAATGGCGGTACCGTGCATATTATCGTCAATAACCGGATCGGATTCACCACTGAAAGTGAAGATTCCCGTTCCACCCATTATGCCAGCGATCTGGCCAAAGGCTATGAAATTCCGATCGTCCACGTGAATGCCGATGATCCGGAGGCCTGCATCGCCGCCGTCCGTCTGGCCAGCGCTTACCGCAGCCAGTTCAAGAAGGATTTCGTCATTGACCTGATCGGCTACCGCCGCCACGGCCATAATGAAATGGACGATCCGGAGACTACCCAGCCGATTGTATACGGCAAAGTGCGCAACCACCCTACTGTGTACCGGGTCTATGCAGAACGCCTGCAGCGGGACAATATCATCACGGCAGATGATGTGAAGCAGATGAACCTTGAAGCGGAGAAAGTGCTGCAGCAAGCCTACGAACTGATGAAGGATGGCAAGCACAAAAACGGTGAAACCAAGACCTCCGTTCCGGTACAGAGTGAAGCCTCCCAGCCGCAATCTACGGCAGTGCAGCTGGAACAGCTGCAGAGAATCAACCGCGAGCTCCTGACAGTACCGGACGGCTTCAAGGTCTATCCGAAGCTGGAGCGGATTCTGCAGCGCCGCAAGGATGCGCTGAATGACGGGGAACGGATCGACTGGGCCCTGGCCGAGACACTGGCCTTTGCCACCATCCTGAAGGATGGCACACCGATCCGGTTAAGCGGCCAGGATTCCCAGCGCGGCACCTTTGCGCACCGCCATCTGGTGCTGCACGACAGCGAGACGGGCGGATTGTTCTCCCCGCTGCACCAGCTTAGCGATGCCAAAGCTTCCTTCGGGGTGTACAACAGTCCGCTCTCGGAGGCCTCGGTACTTGGCTACGAATACGGCTACAATGTTTTCGCACCCGAAACCCTCGTGATCTGGGAAGCACAGTATGGCGACTTCGCCAATGCCGCACAGGTAATCTTTGACCAGTTCATTGCTGCCGGGCGCGCCAAATGGACGCAGCGCAGCAATCTGACGATCCTGCTGCCGCATGGCTATGAAGGGCAGGGGCCTGAGCATTCCAGCGCGCGGCTGGAGCGGTATTTGCAGCTCTCCGCAGAGGAGAACTGGACCGTGGCGAACCTAAGCTCCGCCGCACAATATTTCCACCTGCTGCGCCGCCAGGCCGCCTTGTGCGGCAAGAGCGATGCCCGCCCGCTCGTGATCATGGCCCCCAAGAGCCTGATCCGCAACCCGCGCAGCACTTCCTCCGGAGCCGAGCTGGCTTCGGGCGAATTCCAGCCTGTACTGCCAGAACCGCTTCTCGGCGGCAACCCCGGCGGAGTCAAACGGCTGGTGGTGTGCAGCGGCAAGGTGACTCTGGATCTGCAGACCGAGCTGGAGGCTGGCAAAGACCAGGACTGGTCGTGGCTGCATATCCTCCGCCTGGAGCAGCTGTATCCTTTCCCTGAACGGGAACTGGCTGCGCACTTGAGTGCATTGGGCTCGCTTACAGAAATCGTATGGGTGCAGGAAGAACCGAAGAACATGGGCGGCTGGAGTTATGCCGAGCCCCGGCTGCGGGCCATCGCTCCGCAGAACGTCAAGGTGCAGTATATCGGCCGTCCGGAGCGGTCCAGCCCGGCCAGCGGTTATGCTGACGTGCATACTTTTGAACAGCGTCGTATAGTTACAGAAGCCCTGAAATTGAATTCGCAAGTACAAGCGGCTGTACCGTCTTCCCGCTAG
- the odhB gene encoding 2-oxoglutarate dehydrogenase complex dihydrolipoyllysine-residue succinyltransferase, translating into MSEIKVPDLGESISEGTIYKWLVKEGDTVGQGDVLAELETDKVNLEISAEEDGVISSILRQAGENVAVGEAIGIIGSGAGTAGAAAPQAADGGKPEAAAVGSDAPAAAAPVVPAAPEGAAAGTAALASPGARKLARERGIDLGEVSARDPIGRIAAADVKDHGAARPEAAAPSAPPAAVRPAPAKPAAAGSAPQEDGKAVERKRMSRRRLTIASRLVEAQQTAAMLTTFNEVDMTAILDLRKRRKDAFKEKHDVGLGFMSFFTKAVIGALKAYPLLNAEIDGEDLLIKKYYDIGIAVSAKEGLVVPVVRDADRLSFPEIERQIGELASKARANTLSLPELQGGTFTITNGGVFGSLMSTPILNTPQVGILGMHKIQLRPIALDEERTVNRPMMYIALSYDHRIVDGSEAVSFLVKVKELLEDPEALLLEG; encoded by the coding sequence GTGTCCGAAATTAAAGTACCCGATTTGGGCGAATCCATTTCCGAAGGAACCATCTACAAGTGGCTGGTAAAAGAAGGCGACACGGTCGGCCAGGGGGATGTGCTGGCTGAGCTGGAGACCGACAAGGTCAACCTGGAGATCAGTGCGGAGGAGGACGGCGTCATCTCCTCCATCCTGCGCCAGGCCGGCGAGAATGTGGCCGTCGGCGAAGCGATCGGCATCATCGGCAGCGGCGCCGGCACGGCAGGCGCTGCAGCACCGCAGGCCGCTGACGGCGGCAAGCCGGAAGCGGCGGCTGTGGGCAGCGACGCGCCAGCCGCTGCTGCGCCGGTTGTTCCCGCCGCACCGGAAGGAGCGGCGGCAGGCACTGCGGCCCTGGCTTCGCCGGGGGCGCGCAAGCTTGCGCGGGAGCGGGGCATCGACCTCGGCGAGGTCAGCGCCCGCGACCCTATCGGCCGGATTGCTGCGGCCGATGTGAAGGACCACGGCGCAGCCCGGCCGGAGGCCGCTGCGCCAAGCGCTCCGCCGGCGGCAGTGAGGCCGGCTCCGGCGAAGCCTGCGGCGGCGGGCTCTGCGCCGCAGGAGGACGGCAAAGCCGTCGAGCGCAAGCGCATGTCGCGCAGACGGCTGACCATCGCGAGCCGCCTCGTCGAGGCGCAGCAGACTGCGGCGATGCTGACCACCTTCAACGAGGTGGACATGACCGCAATCCTCGACCTCCGCAAGCGCCGCAAGGATGCCTTCAAAGAGAAGCATGATGTCGGACTCGGCTTCATGTCCTTCTTCACCAAGGCCGTGATCGGTGCGCTCAAAGCCTATCCGCTGCTAAACGCTGAGATCGACGGCGAGGATCTCCTGATCAAGAAATACTACGACATCGGCATTGCCGTGTCTGCCAAGGAAGGCCTCGTGGTGCCGGTTGTCCGCGACGCGGACCGCCTGAGCTTCCCGGAAATTGAGCGGCAGATCGGCGAGCTGGCCTCCAAGGCCCGCGCCAACACGCTCAGCCTTCCGGAGCTGCAGGGCGGCACCTTCACCATCACCAATGGCGGGGTATTCGGATCGCTCATGTCGACACCGATCCTCAACACCCCGCAGGTCGGCATTCTCGGCATGCACAAGATCCAGCTCCGTCCTATCGCCCTGGACGAAGAAAGAACCGTCAACCGTCCGATGATGTACATCGCGCTGTCCTATGATCACCGCATTGTAGACGGCTCCGAAGCGGTAAGCTTCCTGGTAAAGGTCAAGGAGCTGCTGGAAGATCCTGAAGCTCTGCTGCTGGAAGGGTAG